A genomic window from Aureibacillus halotolerans includes:
- a CDS encoding type IV pilus twitching motility protein PilT produces MKTYIEELLVEAFEKGASDLHLTVGVPPMFRINGELVPSQKDGMQARETEDMCDALLDDGQRDTLKRQGELDFSYSVFGVSRFRMNVYKQRSCYCLAARVIPSHIPSIEELGLPSVLKRIIRQPQGLVLVTGPTGSGKSTTLAAMIHEINQHEARHIITLEDPIEYLHKHQRSIIHQREVGFDTTNFKAGLRSCLRQDPDIILVGELRDLETISTAITAAETGHLVLGTLHTTDAASTIDRIIDVFSSDQQRQIRIQLASVLTAVASQRLFKTKDGKGRRAAVEMLINTPAIANLIRNEKIHQIQNVLQTSKAQGMQTLDMAVNELMQQGLIQHDDMRMASRERAF; encoded by the coding sequence TTGAAGACATATATTGAGGAGTTGCTCGTTGAAGCCTTTGAGAAAGGGGCGTCTGATTTACATTTGACTGTCGGTGTGCCGCCTATGTTTCGAATTAACGGGGAGCTAGTGCCCTCTCAAAAAGATGGTATGCAGGCACGAGAAACGGAAGACATGTGTGACGCATTGCTTGATGATGGGCAACGGGACACATTAAAGCGGCAAGGCGAGCTGGATTTTTCGTATAGTGTGTTCGGTGTGTCACGGTTTCGGATGAATGTATACAAGCAGCGCTCCTGTTATTGTTTAGCGGCTCGTGTCATTCCTTCCCATATTCCATCAATTGAAGAGCTCGGGCTGCCTTCTGTCTTAAAACGCATTATTCGTCAGCCACAAGGTCTTGTGCTTGTGACGGGACCGACGGGAAGTGGGAAATCAACAACGCTCGCAGCGATGATCCATGAAATCAATCAGCATGAGGCCCGCCACATCATCACCTTGGAAGATCCGATTGAGTATTTGCATAAACATCAACGTTCAATCATCCATCAGCGTGAGGTTGGCTTTGACACAACCAATTTTAAAGCTGGCTTAAGGAGTTGCCTACGGCAGGATCCAGATATTATTTTGGTCGGCGAGCTGCGTGATTTAGAGACCATTTCGACGGCCATTACAGCGGCAGAGACAGGTCACCTCGTGTTAGGTACGCTGCATACGACGGATGCTGCCTCCACGATCGACCGCATCATTGATGTCTTTTCGTCAGATCAGCAACGACAAATTCGCATTCAGCTCGCTTCGGTACTCACAGCGGTTGCCTCCCAGCGCCTGTTTAAAACGAAGGATGGAAAAGGGCGAAGAGCGGCTGTTGAAATGCTCATCAACACACCAGCCATTGCCAACCTGATACGCAATGAAAAGATCCACCAAATTCAAAATGTGTTGCAGACAAGCAAGGCGCAAGGTATGCAAACATTGGATATGGCTGTGAACGAACTCATGCAGCAAGGACTGATTCAACACGATGATATGCGCATGGCGTCGAGAGAGCGTGCCTTCTGA
- a CDS encoding GspE/PulE family protein yields MLAKKRIGDVLIEAGLITETQLSQALEGKREEQKLGDAFVERRWITEEQLLDALEVQMKIPRVDLFSHYIAPHVIRMVPKGFAQKNLVIPVEQNGAVLRVAMHDPLDYFVIEDLRMLTGFQIQPALAKSNELRQALARHYHFDESAESTDGVHIEDVQTNTSVPEEDAPIIRLVNQMIQLAIDEEASDIHLDPGPHHVVMRYRVDGLLKTIRTVPGQMQNALTARLKIMAQLDITETRLPQDGRIQNYSMFPGTDFRLSVLPTVNGEKIVIRILHRHNDIAHLDKLSLSPSHLDKFKTLLEQPNGFVLVTGPTGAGKSSTLYASLQHLLSDEVNVVTIEDPVEYQLQGVNQVQVNAAVGLTFARGLRTVLRQDPNIVMVGEIRDQETAEIATRAALTGHLVLSTLHTNSAVAAIPRLIDMGIEPYLVVSSLSGVMAQRLVRRICTHCKESYEGSSMDNELMQTHGITCTTFSRGRGCTYCGGTGYKGRIAVHELLVIDDRAREMMMNHASVPDIRAYARSQGMCSLLEDGLDKVRQGVTTVSEILRVTSTI; encoded by the coding sequence ATGTTGGCGAAAAAAAGAATTGGGGATGTGCTTATTGAGGCCGGTTTGATTACGGAAACACAATTGTCACAGGCATTAGAAGGAAAACGCGAAGAGCAAAAGTTAGGGGATGCGTTTGTTGAGCGGCGTTGGATTACAGAGGAACAGTTGCTTGATGCGCTAGAAGTGCAGATGAAGATACCGCGTGTTGACTTGTTTTCACATTACATCGCGCCTCACGTCATCCGGATGGTCCCCAAAGGATTTGCCCAGAAGAATCTAGTCATTCCCGTTGAGCAAAACGGTGCGGTATTGCGTGTAGCGATGCATGATCCGCTTGATTATTTTGTCATCGAGGATCTGAGAATGCTGACAGGCTTTCAAATTCAACCGGCGTTAGCAAAATCGAATGAGCTTCGCCAAGCTCTTGCCAGACACTATCATTTTGACGAGTCAGCAGAGTCTACTGATGGGGTCCATATAGAGGACGTCCAAACGAACACAAGTGTTCCAGAGGAAGATGCCCCGATTATCCGCTTGGTGAATCAGATGATCCAGCTCGCCATTGACGAAGAAGCCAGTGACATCCACCTCGACCCGGGACCTCACCATGTGGTCATGCGCTACCGAGTTGACGGGCTGTTAAAAACGATTCGCACCGTCCCTGGACAGATGCAAAACGCCCTAACGGCCAGACTCAAAATTATGGCGCAGCTTGATATTACCGAGACAAGGCTACCCCAGGATGGACGTATTCAAAACTATTCAATGTTTCCAGGAACTGATTTTCGCTTATCGGTGCTGCCAACTGTCAACGGCGAAAAAATCGTGATCCGTATCCTTCACCGTCACAACGACATTGCCCATCTTGACAAGCTTAGCTTAAGCCCGAGTCATCTAGATAAATTCAAGACATTGCTCGAACAGCCAAATGGCTTTGTGCTAGTGACAGGGCCAACTGGCGCTGGGAAATCGTCAACGCTGTATGCCAGCCTTCAGCACCTGCTGTCGGACGAGGTGAATGTCGTAACGATTGAAGATCCTGTCGAGTATCAGCTGCAAGGGGTGAATCAGGTGCAGGTGAATGCCGCCGTTGGCTTAACGTTTGCCAGAGGGTTGCGGACGGTGCTGCGTCAGGACCCAAACATCGTGATGGTCGGGGAAATTCGTGATCAAGAAACAGCTGAGATTGCAACAAGAGCAGCGTTGACGGGACATCTCGTGCTGAGCACTCTGCATACAAATAGTGCTGTTGCGGCGATTCCGAGATTAATTGATATGGGCATTGAGCCTTATCTCGTCGTCTCATCTTTATCAGGTGTGATGGCCCAACGTCTCGTTCGACGAATTTGTACGCATTGCAAGGAATCGTATGAAGGCTCCAGCATGGACAATGAGCTGATGCAAACGCATGGCATCACATGCACCACCTTCTCTCGAGGACGTGGTTGCACGTACTGTGGCGGAACGGGTTATAAAGGGCGTATTGCGGTGCACGAGCTGCTCGTCATTGATGATAGAGCAAGAGAAATGATGATGAATCATGCGTCGGTGCCTGACATTCGTGCCTATGCAAGGTCCCAGGGCATGTGTTCCTTGCTTGAGGATGGTTTAGACAAAGTCCGGCAAGGCGTAACAACGGTAAGTGAAATTCTACGAGTAACAAGTACGATCTAA
- a CDS encoding type IV pilus modification PilV family protein — protein MHKSEEGFTLIEVLLATALLVGTGFLLFSLLGNGVSLVKKNEDRMEAVHLAQSELEAIRAKRDLVLYGEQRDFPAETIEACQTPKSSVDKEYVIRICTSQLNERLTKVRVSIEPHDIKTSLSQRVVEFETVLLTALPEEGGLQDAS, from the coding sequence ATGCACAAAAGCGAAGAAGGCTTTACACTAATTGAGGTTTTGTTAGCGACGGCATTGCTTGTAGGGACAGGGTTTCTCTTGTTTTCGCTCCTAGGCAATGGCGTCTCACTTGTGAAAAAAAATGAGGACCGGATGGAGGCAGTCCACCTTGCCCAAAGTGAATTGGAAGCCATTCGTGCAAAAAGAGACCTTGTGTTGTACGGAGAGCAACGTGACTTTCCAGCTGAAACGATAGAGGCCTGTCAGACACCGAAATCGAGCGTCGACAAGGAATACGTCATTCGCATCTGTACCTCACAGCTAAATGAGCGACTTACGAAGGTACGCGTGTCTATCGAACCACATGATATAAAAACCTCCCTATCACAGCGCGTGGTTGAGTTTGAAACAGTGCTACTCACCGCGCTGCCAGAAGAAGGAGGGCTTCAAGATGCATCGTGA
- a CDS encoding prepilin-type N-terminal cleavage/methylation domain-containing protein has product MINRLASSRGMTLLEVLVGMAIAGVVSLIAYNLLSTSLVFSENEKAGSSLRLNQESGLEQLRQDVQGASSLSFQKDVLRLSFANGKTRTYTLDGTVIIASTAGSESVVMDGVEAMAFEEPGVVKIRLLRQDLPILLTDRTFTAKTGAPPKPEEPVEPDPPGEPEEPGGPNPPIEPEPPENDTFCENEALKQNDPLIPSPDAMEAFVVCLPGEQSIIPSGASCSRDGTLSLGYQQSTTVSAGNVRVKALNIGQEAHLNIVNGQLLVEKDLNTNYRSRLTTSSGVYTGGSVTVSNENIVSTGPWKIGGGLHHRFAAKVTVNGPLIVEGATVLDESTKTNIQGTLIINGSLTMKSGSSLIAKGSIASGTVVLPENGQSALFQTGGCWLVRGNANVGHDRNIQATKSMKVEGTLTLPVAAKLSVLGNLLVEGDLVTLHQSTLSVGEELHVRKDGHLGNSTVTTVEKKAMFDGHVTADFNANLNVKETLHIKGHTTFKGNQVHLTVGHDLLNEGTFTNKYASRVHIGGRFIVRSNYLLPQEGRTVIGKDAYIQGSITSEYQPSMVVHGTLYYKGTIPSPPTGIQASQVVHQPDLDVTPMFGE; this is encoded by the coding sequence ATGATTAATCGGCTGGCATCTAGCCGTGGGATGACACTATTGGAGGTGCTCGTTGGCATGGCCATCGCCGGCGTGGTTTCTCTCATCGCGTACAACCTTTTATCTACGAGTCTTGTCTTCTCTGAAAATGAAAAAGCTGGTTCAAGTTTGCGATTGAATCAAGAATCTGGATTGGAGCAGCTGCGGCAGGATGTGCAAGGAGCATCGTCCCTTTCGTTTCAAAAGGATGTGCTTCGCCTTTCCTTCGCAAATGGAAAAACACGGACGTACACCCTCGACGGAACAGTCATCATCGCCTCAACGGCTGGATCTGAGAGCGTTGTGATGGACGGTGTCGAGGCAATGGCCTTTGAGGAGCCAGGGGTAGTGAAGATTCGCCTCCTTCGGCAAGATCTACCTATCCTACTCACTGATCGTACGTTTACTGCGAAAACAGGCGCTCCTCCAAAACCTGAAGAGCCCGTGGAGCCTGACCCACCTGGAGAGCCTGAAGAGCCAGGGGGACCAAATCCTCCTATTGAACCAGAACCGCCAGAGAATGACACATTTTGTGAAAATGAGGCATTGAAGCAAAACGACCCACTCATCCCATCTCCTGACGCCATGGAAGCTTTTGTTGTTTGCTTGCCAGGTGAACAAAGCATTATCCCATCAGGGGCGTCATGTAGCAGGGATGGAACGTTGTCACTTGGTTACCAGCAATCCACCACTGTCTCGGCAGGAAATGTGCGTGTCAAAGCACTTAACATTGGACAAGAGGCTCACCTAAACATCGTAAATGGGCAGCTGCTCGTCGAAAAAGATTTGAATACGAATTACAGATCAAGGCTGACAACTAGCAGTGGCGTATATACTGGGGGTTCGGTCACCGTTAGCAATGAAAACATCGTCAGCACCGGACCATGGAAAATAGGTGGCGGCTTACATCATCGCTTCGCTGCAAAAGTGACCGTAAACGGGCCTCTGATTGTTGAAGGGGCAACAGTTCTGGATGAAAGCACGAAAACAAACATTCAAGGAACCTTGATCATCAACGGATCTTTAACGATGAAATCCGGCTCTTCCCTCATTGCAAAAGGCAGTATTGCCAGTGGCACTGTGGTTCTTCCTGAAAACGGACAATCTGCATTGTTCCAAACAGGCGGTTGTTGGTTAGTGCGAGGCAATGCAAATGTCGGGCACGACCGGAACATTCAGGCGACAAAATCAATGAAAGTGGAAGGGACGCTTACCTTGCCTGTGGCTGCAAAGCTTTCCGTGCTAGGAAACCTTCTTGTTGAAGGCGATCTCGTCACTTTGCACCAGAGTACTTTATCTGTCGGCGAGGAGCTGCATGTCAGGAAGGATGGGCATTTGGGCAACTCCACCGTAACGACCGTCGAAAAGAAGGCTATGTTTGACGGTCATGTAACGGCTGATTTTAATGCCAACCTCAATGTGAAAGAAACGCTGCACATCAAGGGACATACGACGTTCAAAGGCAATCAAGTGCACTTAACGGTTGGTCATGATCTTTTGAATGAAGGAACCTTTACAAACAAATATGCCTCCCGCGTGCATATTGGCGGTCGGTTCATTGTTCGCAGTAATTATCTCCTTCCACAAGAAGGACGAACTGTCATAGGTAAGGACGCTTACATCCAAGGCTCGATTACTTCAGAATATCAGCCTTCAATGGTCGTTCATGGCACGCTGTACTATAAAGGCACCATCCCTTCCCCACCAACCGGCATCCAAGCTAGCCAGGTAGTTCATCAACCTGACCTTGATGTCACGCCAATGTTTGGGGAATAA
- a CDS encoding sugar phosphate isomerase/epimerase family protein, producing MTLFGISTWSLHRCLGPLRWTVWNEESQSHDVKVEPQEEEVTLLELPAHLAREGYGVLEICHFHIPDTSETYLLKLKLAIETAGLDLHTILVDYGDLATPDAKRREADIELIARWIDVASIVGATAVRVVAGEQPATAETQARSIAGLRQLSEYGAERGVKVVTENFKQLTDTVAHWESIVEKLDGEPRTIVDFGNLSAEERLAGVSYGSSHAHSFHVKPPYHEDGTINASELKAMLHAIENEAPLIVINAEPGDMWEGCRSIKHVIEKLR from the coding sequence ATGACGTTATTCGGCATCAGTACGTGGAGTCTCCATCGTTGCTTAGGACCTTTGCGATGGACGGTATGGAACGAAGAAAGTCAGTCCCATGACGTGAAGGTTGAGCCGCAGGAGGAAGAGGTGACACTGCTTGAGCTCCCGGCACACTTGGCGAGAGAAGGATACGGTGTTTTGGAAATATGTCACTTTCATATTCCTGATACGTCAGAGACCTATCTGTTAAAGCTAAAGTTGGCAATTGAAACAGCAGGATTGGACCTGCATACCATTCTTGTGGACTATGGCGATCTAGCCACTCCCGATGCCAAAAGGCGAGAGGCGGATATTGAGTTGATTGCGAGGTGGATTGATGTTGCCTCTATTGTAGGAGCGACAGCTGTTCGAGTTGTTGCGGGAGAGCAGCCTGCTACTGCGGAGACACAAGCGCGAAGTATCGCTGGCTTGCGTCAGTTGTCGGAGTATGGAGCTGAGCGAGGCGTAAAGGTTGTGACCGAAAACTTTAAGCAGCTTACCGACACCGTTGCTCATTGGGAGAGTATCGTGGAGAAGCTTGATGGTGAGCCTCGTACGATCGTTGACTTTGGCAACCTATCGGCAGAGGAGCGACTCGCAGGTGTATCCTATGGCTCTTCTCATGCCCATTCGTTCCACGTGAAACCTCCTTACCACGAGGATGGTACGATCAATGCGTCAGAACTGAAGGCCATGCTTCATGCCATAGAGAACGAGGCACCACTCATTGTGATCAACGCCGAGCCTGGAGATATGTGGGAAGGCTGTCGGTCCATTAAGCATGTCATAGAGAAATTACGATAA
- a CDS encoding undecaprenyl-diphosphate phosphatase yields MDMLTLLKAIILGVVEGLTEFAPVSSTGHMIIVDDLWLKSKVFLTEPVANTFKVVIQLGSILAVVIIFWRRFLELLHIGHVKRDNPNPAKRLKLTHVIVGLIPAGVLGLLFEDYIDEYLFSTETVLIGLVLGAILMIAADRFGPKHPPIDSVDGITYRQALTIGLIQCMALWPGFSRSGSTISGGVLLGLSHRAAADFTFIMAVPIMCGASLLSLIKNWEYFTPEVMPFFIVGFIAAFIVALVSIKFFLKLINRIKLVPFAIYRIVLATIIFLVIYL; encoded by the coding sequence ATGGACATGCTAACGCTGCTTAAGGCCATTATATTAGGGGTTGTAGAAGGGTTAACCGAGTTCGCTCCCGTTTCCTCCACAGGTCACATGATTATCGTGGACGACCTATGGTTGAAATCAAAAGTGTTTCTAACAGAGCCGGTGGCCAACACCTTTAAGGTTGTGATTCAATTAGGATCCATCCTGGCCGTTGTCATTATTTTTTGGCGGCGTTTTCTGGAGCTACTGCATATCGGGCATGTGAAACGGGACAACCCGAACCCGGCGAAACGACTGAAATTAACGCATGTGATTGTAGGCTTGATTCCAGCTGGTGTGCTCGGTCTCTTGTTCGAGGATTACATTGACGAGTATTTGTTTTCAACCGAGACGGTGCTTATTGGACTTGTGCTTGGGGCGATCCTGATGATTGCGGCAGACCGTTTTGGTCCGAAGCATCCGCCGATAGATTCTGTGGATGGCATTACGTATCGCCAAGCGCTAACCATTGGTTTAATTCAATGTATGGCACTTTGGCCTGGGTTTTCGCGATCAGGTTCAACGATATCTGGCGGGGTGCTTCTTGGTCTCAGTCATCGCGCGGCTGCGGATTTCACCTTTATTATGGCAGTCCCTATAATGTGTGGTGCAAGTTTGCTTTCATTGATTAAAAACTGGGAGTACTTTACCCCAGAAGTGATGCCGTTTTTTATTGTTGGGTTTATCGCGGCCTTTATTGTCGCGCTCGTCTCGATCAAATTTTTCTTGAAGCTAATTAATCGCATCAAACTAGTGCCATTTGCCATTTACCGAATCGTACTTGCGACAATCATATTCCTCGTCATCTATCTTTAA